From Coriobacteriaceae bacterium, a single genomic window includes:
- a CDS encoding dipeptide/oligopeptide/nickel ABC transporter permease/ATP-binding protein, translating into MVKIREKQTEQLEKAASKGLKLGGWKKMTLSSKIAAVVLVLVALTAILAPLLAPYSPVEIFTARQAPGNGFIFGTDDKGRDILSRMLYGGRYSLIIGFGATAMALVCGSVVGALAAVSRKAVSETIMRILDIIMSIPGIALAAVFVSILGNSVPSIIFAIGFMYTPQIARIVRANIVSEYGEDYVRAVIVSGAKAPWILIKHVLRNCIAPIMVFTVTLVADAIIFEASLTFIGAGIQEPTATWGNILADARGGVLAGRWWQALFPGLAIMITCLALNILSEGITDAMAAAPSAALDPTDSSKRREADLLVSDPVRAYKEQAQSLSARLGALRDVELKRDDRHVPDESVEPILSVRDFCIQFEHHGDINVVDHVNFDVRPGQTMGLVGESGCGKSITTLAIMGLTDDDEHLSGEVLWEGRDLLKMSKKEWFGLRGTDIAMVYQDALSSLNPSMLISAQMKQLTKRGGTRSAEELLELVGLDPKRTLESYPHELSGGQRQRVLIAMALTRDPKLVICDEPTTALDVTVQKQVIKLLNDLQAKLGFAMIFVSHDLALVAEVAHNITVMYAGQVIEQAPTKELLTNPIHEYTRGLLGSVLSIESGSGRLHQVPGAVPSPRDFPKGDRFAPRSSHPRIGLDTRPVFKRVPGTEHFYSELPDEVLKANGLTPHAEVM; encoded by the coding sequence ATGGTAAAGATTCGAGAGAAGCAAACCGAGCAGCTCGAGAAGGCTGCCTCCAAGGGGCTCAAGCTCGGTGGCTGGAAGAAGATGACGCTGTCTTCTAAGATTGCCGCCGTCGTGTTGGTGCTGGTCGCCCTGACTGCGATTCTGGCGCCCCTTCTTGCCCCCTATAGCCCGGTCGAGATTTTTACGGCTCGCCAGGCTCCCGGCAACGGATTTATCTTCGGTACCGACGATAAGGGTCGCGACATTCTGTCGCGCATGCTCTACGGTGGTCGTTACTCGCTGATTATCGGCTTTGGCGCCACTGCCATGGCTCTGGTCTGCGGCTCGGTCGTGGGCGCCCTTGCGGCGGTTTCGCGCAAGGCCGTTTCCGAGACGATCATGCGTATCCTGGACATCATCATGTCCATCCCGGGCATCGCCCTCGCGGCCGTCTTCGTCTCCATCCTGGGCAACTCCGTGCCGTCGATCATCTTCGCCATCGGCTTTATGTACACTCCGCAGATTGCCCGTATCGTGCGCGCCAACATCGTGTCCGAGTACGGCGAGGACTATGTCCGCGCGGTCATCGTTTCCGGCGCCAAGGCTCCGTGGATTTTGATCAAGCATGTTCTGCGTAACTGCATCGCCCCGATCATGGTCTTCACCGTTACCCTGGTCGCCGACGCCATCATCTTCGAGGCCTCGCTGACCTTCATCGGCGCTGGTATCCAGGAGCCCACCGCTACCTGGGGCAACATCCTCGCCGACGCCCGCGGCGGCGTGCTCGCCGGCCGTTGGTGGCAGGCGCTGTTCCCGGGCCTGGCCATCATGATCACCTGCCTGGCGCTCAACATCCTCTCCGAGGGCATTACCGACGCCATGGCCGCTGCTCCCTCCGCCGCCCTGGATCCGACCGATTCCTCCAAGCGTCGCGAGGCCGACCTGCTGGTCTCCGACCCCGTTCGCGCCTACAAGGAGCAGGCCCAGTCCCTCTCCGCTCGCCTTGGCGCCCTGCGCGATGTCGAGCTCAAGCGTGACGATCGCCATGTGCCCGACGAGTCTGTCGAACCGATTCTCTCGGTCCGTGACTTCTGCATTCAGTTTGAGCATCACGGCGATATCAACGTCGTCGACCATGTCAACTTTGACGTCCGTCCTGGTCAGACCATGGGCCTGGTGGGCGAGTCCGGTTGCGGTAAGTCCATCACCACGCTGGCCATCATGGGCCTGACCGACGATGACGAGCACCTTTCCGGCGAGGTCCTCTGGGAGGGCCGCGACCTGCTCAAGATGAGCAAGAAGGAGTGGTTCGGCCTGCGCGGTACCGATATCGCTATGGTCTATCAGGACGCCCTGTCCTCGCTCAACCCCTCCATGCTCATCTCTGCCCAGATGAAGCAGCTCACCAAGCGCGGCGGCACCCGCAGCGCCGAGGAACTCCTGGAGCTCGTGGGCCTCGACCCCAAGCGTACGCTCGAGAGCTACCCGCATGAGCTTTCCGGTGGCCAGCGTCAGCGTGTCCTGATCGCTATGGCCCTTACCCGCGACCCCAAGCTGGTCATCTGCGACGAGCCCACGACCGCTCTGGACGTTACCGTCCAGAAGCAGGTCATCAAGCTGCTCAACGACCTTCAGGCCAAGCTCGGCTTTGCCATGATCTTCGTCTCGCATGACTTGGCGCTGGTCGCCGAGGTCGCCCATAACATCACGGTTATGTACGCCGGTCAGGTTATCGAGCAGGCGCCCACCAAGGAGCTGCTCACTAACCCGATCCACGAGTACACCCGCGGTCTTCTGGGCTCCGTTCTGTCCATCGAGAGCGGTTCGGGCCGTCTGCACCAGGTGCCCGGCGCCGTTCCGAGCCCGCGCGATTTCCCCAAGGGCGATCGCTTCGCGCCCCGCTCGAGCCATCCGCGCATTGGCCTGGACACCCGTCCGGTCTTCAAGCGCGTGCCCGGCACCGAGCACTTCTATTCCGAGCTCCCCGACGAGGTGCTCAAGGCAAATGGTTTGACCCCTCACGCGGAGGTGATGTAG
- a CDS encoding ABC transporter permease, which produces MNNLLRLIGRRLVALPIMALGVTVLVFFLMSFSKTDPAYTALGDGASPEAVAEYHEKYGLDDPWPVRYVRYMGDLIHGDMGTYGAARNSVAKRISTALPVTMQLTFIGLAIGAVVSFLLGVIAALYRDKWPDQVIRVFSIAGLATPSFWLAVLLILLFSSYLKVLPASGALPHFTTNPAGYLGRMIMPAIALAFPLTGQMTRIVRTAMVEELDKDYVRMARGAGVPEKVVVGINVLRNALITPVTTLGLKIGYLMGGAVVIEVIFNLPGMGTAILQGVQGNEANLVQGVVIVVALAFIIINIVVDMLYLLINPRIRTV; this is translated from the coding sequence GTGAACAACTTGCTACGTTTGATTGGAAGGCGTCTTGTGGCGCTGCCGATCATGGCATTGGGCGTCACCGTCCTGGTGTTCTTCCTTATGTCGTTCTCCAAGACCGACCCCGCCTACACGGCGTTGGGTGACGGTGCCTCGCCCGAGGCGGTTGCCGAGTACCATGAGAAGTATGGTCTGGACGACCCCTGGCCTGTGCGCTACGTGCGCTATATGGGCGATTTGATCCATGGTGACATGGGCACCTATGGTGCTGCTCGCAACTCCGTTGCCAAGCGCATCTCCACGGCCCTGCCCGTCACGATGCAGCTGACCTTCATCGGCCTTGCCATCGGTGCGGTCGTTTCGTTTTTACTCGGCGTCATCGCGGCACTGTATCGCGACAAATGGCCGGACCAAGTGATCCGCGTCTTTTCCATCGCCGGCTTGGCAACCCCGTCGTTCTGGCTTGCCGTTCTGTTGATCCTGCTGTTCTCTTCCTACCTTAAGGTGCTTCCGGCATCGGGTGCTCTGCCTCACTTCACCACGAATCCGGCTGGCTATCTGGGACGTATGATCATGCCCGCTATCGCCTTGGCATTTCCGCTGACGGGCCAGATGACTCGTATCGTGCGTACCGCCATGGTCGAGGAGCTCGATAAGGATTATGTCCGTATGGCTCGCGGCGCCGGCGTTCCCGAGAAGGTCGTCGTCGGCATCAACGTTCTTCGCAATGCGCTGATCACCCCGGTCACCACCCTCGGTCTTAAGATCGGTTACCTCATGGGCGGCGCCGTCGTCATCGAGGTTATCTTCAACCTCCCCGGCATGGGCACCGCGATTCTGCAGGGCGTTCAGGGCAACGAGGCGAACCTGGTTCAGGGCGTCGTTATCGTCGTTGCTCTTGCCTTCATCATCATCAACATCGTGGTTGACATGCTCTACCTGCTCATCAACCCGCGCATCAGGACGGTGTAG
- a CDS encoding ABC transporter substrate-binding protein, translated as MAIINKGMSRRSFLGLTGSVAAVAGLGLTGCGGSSSDEGSASGSTDSANRGGGVITAGSAYAPSSFDPASTGSAVGLGANWHVVEGLYGIDYHDYSTFKELATDDPKSVDDTTFEVTIRKGAKFSDGTEVTADDVVASYTACAASATYAPFFQPFESIEAKDASTVTVKTKVPNFSLLKDRLAIVRVTPATQTEEDRAKQPIGSGPWMYDSISDTEITLVPNPEYNGEYAAEDKKIQYSILTDPTARVTAQQEGSTLVMELVTADAVDQLESAGCKIDNVQGFGTRFIMFNVAKEPWNNVKVRQAVMYALDTEKMVSNTFAGLATAASCYLPKSFTNYHEASTVYKTDAKKAKKLIEESGITPGAITLRTTDNEQIKGMAAQVKNDLDALGFDVTIQTDTSPATYAAIDGGEAYDILLAPGDPSCFGADPDLLLNWWYGDNVWMQTRCPWKESAEWQKLHGLMDEALAAEGDEQQKKWNECFDIIADNAVLYPVVHVKTVSASWDDPSTAPNGEALDGFKGIGTTSMSFRGVATVKA; from the coding sequence ATGGCCATCATCAACAAGGGTATGTCCAGGCGTTCGTTCCTCGGCCTCACCGGCAGCGTCGCTGCTGTCGCAGGGCTTGGTCTCACCGGCTGCGGTGGCAGCTCTAGCGACGAGGGTTCCGCTTCCGGTTCCACCGATTCCGCCAACCGTGGCGGCGGCGTGATCACCGCTGGTTCCGCTTACGCTCCGTCCAGCTTCGATCCCGCCAGCACCGGCTCCGCTGTGGGCCTGGGTGCTAACTGGCACGTCGTCGAGGGCCTCTACGGCATCGATTACCACGACTACAGCACCTTCAAAGAGCTCGCCACCGACGATCCCAAGTCTGTGGACGACACCACTTTCGAGGTCACCATCCGCAAGGGCGCCAAGTTCTCCGATGGCACCGAGGTCACCGCTGACGATGTCGTTGCCTCCTACACCGCTTGCGCCGCTTCCGCTACCTATGCTCCGTTCTTCCAGCCCTTCGAGTCCATCGAGGCCAAGGACGCCAGCACCGTGACGGTCAAGACCAAGGTCCCCAACTTCTCCCTGCTCAAGGATCGTCTGGCCATCGTCCGCGTTACCCCGGCCACCCAGACCGAGGAGGATCGCGCCAAGCAGCCGATCGGCTCCGGCCCCTGGATGTACGACTCTATCTCCGATACCGAGATCACCCTGGTTCCCAACCCCGAGTACAACGGTGAGTATGCTGCCGAGGATAAGAAGATCCAGTACAGCATCCTGACCGACCCCACCGCTCGCGTTACCGCTCAGCAGGAGGGCTCCACGCTCGTTATGGAGCTCGTTACCGCTGACGCCGTCGACCAGCTCGAGAGCGCCGGCTGCAAGATCGATAACGTTCAGGGTTTCGGCACCCGCTTCATCATGTTCAACGTCGCCAAGGAGCCTTGGAACAACGTCAAGGTCCGTCAGGCTGTCATGTATGCGCTCGACACCGAGAAGATGGTCAGCAACACCTTCGCCGGCCTTGCCACCGCTGCCAGCTGCTACCTGCCCAAGAGCTTCACCAACTATCATGAGGCTTCCACGGTGTACAAGACCGACGCCAAGAAGGCTAAGAAGCTCATCGAGGAGTCTGGCATCACCCCGGGTGCCATCACCCTGCGCACCACCGACAACGAGCAGATTAAGGGCATGGCCGCCCAGGTCAAGAATGACCTCGACGCTCTCGGCTTCGATGTGACCATCCAGACCGATACCTCGCCGGCCACCTACGCTGCCATCGACGGCGGCGAGGCCTACGATATCCTCCTTGCCCCTGGCGATCCTTCCTGCTTCGGCGCCGACCCCGACCTGCTGCTCAACTGGTGGTACGGCGACAACGTCTGGATGCAGACCCGTTGCCCGTGGAAGGAGTCCGCTGAGTGGCAGAAGCTCCACGGTCTCATGGACGAGGCTCTTGCCGCTGAGGGCGATGAGCAGCAGAAGAAGTGGAACGAGTGCTTCGACATCATTGCCGACAACGCCGTTCTGTACCCCGTTGTCCACGTCAAGACCGTCTCCGCTTCCTGGGACGATCCGTCCACTGCGCCCAACGGCGAGGCCCTCGATGGCTTCAAGGGCATCGGTACGACGAGCATGTCCTTCAGGGGCGTTGCGACCGTCAAGGCGTAA